A window of Elgaria multicarinata webbii isolate HBS135686 ecotype San Diego chromosome 2, rElgMul1.1.pri, whole genome shotgun sequence contains these coding sequences:
- the BBOF1 gene encoding basal body-orientation factor 1, whose amino-acid sequence MQPKVSQGHLGGENRASITQKSRRKGARPPALRGWARGASKLPRSPGHHDPNPCPFTRAVLFPSRRGKKGGGGAGKGDSKTLKEESEAERAKAAAALWEARLEVTEISRKEYREAARRLARNNEELEQQQRQQEKDTVDVISLLKKQDAEKEELIEKLKQQVNELKEKAKEESEQVAEQFTKQLEEMEEKFHKKAKEIGLIQIELKMIKEFRKKKTLLEKELEDLKDTLDITKKEHQETICMLERKFLEEKQRLEREAEKKIIMLAERAHHEAIVQLDNAGKAVFTENIRLHEALGYHIKETEELQKIKQKLEEDNAFLLQEKETNDLLIQEKVLQTTQQKALIQELQSMVKKLEAAVNHMAREFKAEVENIQQKALVQNQAGQTEIEKLQQLLEMKDKEMSRVKKLARNILDERTEVEKFFLDALEQVKEEIITSRKCYKQVAQAAYQRKMMAAFAGKDEYPKIRTFNDNMHSTNSVQVDLLEAEKCSLSPNLHGYLSRTNIQKGKVDISELTWEQKESVLRLLFAKMNGLRHRRYSKALVPITPSNFNFEEAKKSGTDGTIPIYAFITQQAPLSESSSHRRASVLPDIQVIPPQPE is encoded by the exons ATGCAACCAAAGGTAAGCCAGGGACACTTGGGAGGCGAAAACCGAGCCAGCATTACGCAGAAAAGCCGGCGCAAGGGAGCTCGACCCCCGGCCCTGAG AGGATGGGCACGGGGTGCGAGCAAGCTGCCCAGGTCCCCCGGGCACCATGACCCCAACCCTTGCCCCTTCACTCGTGCGGTATTGTTCCCCTCCCGCAGGGGGAAGAAAGGTGGCGGCGGGGCCGGCAAGGGAGACTCGAAGACCTTGAAAGAGGAGTCGGAGGCCGAGAGGGCTAAAGCTGCGGCGGCGCTATGGGAGGCCAGGCTAGAGGTGACGGAGATCTCCCGCAAAGAATACCGAGAAGCCGCCCGCCGCCTTGCCCGGAACAACGAAGagctggagcagcagcagcggcagcaggagaAAGACACAGTCGACGTGATCAGCCTCCTCAAGAAGCAGGACGCGGAGAAGGAAGAGCTG ATTGAGAAGCTGAAGCAGCAGGTTAACGAGTTGAAAGAAAAAGCTAAAGAAGAGAGTGAACAAGTG GCAGAACAATTCACTAAACAGTTggaggaaatggaggagaaattcCACAAAAAGGCCAAAGAAATTGGACTAATTCAAATTGAGTTGAAAATGATAAAGGAATTTcgaaaaaagaaaacacttttggAAAAAGAACTTGAGGAT CTAAAAGACACCCTGGACATCACAAAAAAAGAACATCAGGAAACAATCTGCATGTTGGAGAGAAAGTTCCTTGAAGAAAAG CAACGCCTagaaagagaagcagagaagAAGATTATAATGCTGGCAGAAAGAGCTCATCATGAAGCCATTGT GCAGTTGGACAATGCTGGAAAAGCGGTTTTTACAGAGAATATTCGTCTTCATGAGGCTCTTGGATACCATATAAAGGAAACAGAAGAATTACAAAAAATCAAGCAAAAGTTAGAGGAGGACAATGCCTTTCTTTTGCAGGAGAAG GAAACCAATGACCTTTTAATTCAGGAAAAGGTCCTGCAAACTACTCAGCAGAAAGCACTAATCCAGGAACTGCAAAGCATGGTGAAAAAACTGGAAGCTGCCGTTAATCACATGGCCAGAGAATTTAAAGCAGAAGTTGAAAATATACAACAGAAGGCTTTGGTGCAGAACCAAGCAGGTCAGACAGAAATTGaaaagctgcagcagctgctggaGATGAAAGACAAAGAGATGAGCAGAGTGAAGAAACTGGCCAGGAACATCTTGGATGAAAGAACTGAGGTGGAGAAGTTCTTCTTAGATGCTCTGGAACAGGTGAAAGAGGAGATCATAACCAGCAGGAAGTGCTACAAGCAGGTGGCCCAAGCTGCCTATCAGAGGAAAATGATGGCAGCATTTGCAGGGAAAGATGAATACCCCAAAATCAGAACCTTCAATGACAATATGCACAGCACAAATAGTGTACAAGTGGACCTTCTGGAAGCAGAGAAATG CTCTCTGTCTCCTAATCTACATGGGTATTTATCAAG GACAAATATTCAAAAGGGGAAGGTGGACATTTCTGAACTGACCTGGGAGCAGAAGGAGAGTGTACTGCGGTTACTCTTTGCAAAAATGAATGGCCTGAGACACCG GAGATACAGTAAAGCTTTGGTTCCTATAACACCATCCAATTTTAATTTTGAAGAAGCAAAGAAATCTGG CACTGATGGTACTATTCCCATCTACGCTTTCATCACTCAGCAGGCACCACTGTCTGAGTCATCTTCTCATAGAAGAGCATCAGTCCTTCCTGATATTCAGGTTATACCACCACAGCCAGAGTAA